Below is a window of Pochonia chlamydosporia 170 chromosome 7, whole genome shotgun sequence DNA.
TTGCAAGAGATTGCCGAGTCTAGGGTATGATCAAAGCGTCTAATATGCCAGCGCCTTGGTTGTTGATAAGGCCTTTTGGCGGAAATTTCTTCAATTTTAAAGATGGAGTACCTGAAACGACCTCGCTTGTTTGCCTTTCATCCTAAAATTGATTAGATGAGAGTTTCTTCCGAGATAATATGCCGTAGCAGCCGAGATGACCGGAACATTCGAACCCATGcctcaacgccaatgccGGCACTTGTCCTAATCAACTGCTCCTCAGAATTAGAAGTAGCACAAAGGACCGACCGAATGGgatacaatacaaaaaaCGGTGTATGAAAGCGGCTGGGTTTCTGGGGCTCGGCATACACCTTCAGCCATGGGCATTTCTTTGACGGGATTGCAACGGCGGAGCACCGGTGGCATGGATTCTGCGTCTTGGCCATACACGTATTTGTCGAAGTGATCGAATAGTGGCTAAACGGATGGTGATTTCTGGCCGTTTTACTTTGAGGTGCGGTGGAAGATAGAGACTTGAAACGAGATATCTCAAGGTATGCCAAATGGAGCTTGGTAATTGAACAGAGAACTTGAGTAGCTTGGTGGCGGAGTTTGAGACTGCGATGTCACCACGACAGCTGACAACGTTCTGAAATTAGAAGAGGTATTGTATCAGACGGGATTGTTCTTCAGACTAAGGATGATGAAGGTTCTTCGCCGGGTAGCACGCATGCTCATGGCGACAACGACGCGACTACACCTGCGAGGAAGTAAAAATCACCATATTGGCCCAGCTGGTTACACAAGAGTAAATTCCACGGGCCCGTCAGATTCCTTCATATACATTCTACGAGTCTCCCAAATAGACGGAATCGGCGGTACCAAAGACGTCAAAAAAGGAGCCTTCTTGGTGAGTTCTGATACCCACTCAGGCTCCATGATAACAACTTCTCTGCTAGGCTCCCACAAATGCCGATGACATCCGTGTTACAATGAGAACCGGCGGTCGAAAGCTCATCCTAAGTGTGGCAAAGATTTAGGTCTGCCTGTCAGTCTAATTGAGCTTAGATTTTGTCTCTAGTGGCCACGGTATCTGTCTGTGTTCATGTCAGTTATTCAACGTGATCGAGTTTGGCGTCAGCCTGTTCTGTAGTCGGCAGTTTCTACAAACCAGCTGTGACTGACACGCCTCGATTAGGAGAAATGGGTTTGTCGCGAGAGATGAAATGTGAATGTGGACTTTCTAAGCAGTGTGTTTCGGCGAGAAAGGGGTCTGCATTCATTCAAGGAATACCCTCTAACTAGCAGTTATACGTGCGAGTGCTTTTCCGACGAGGTCCTAGGAAACCGGAACAATAGCGCAAGCAAGAAAGTATATGCGTAAGTCATTTGAAGCACGCGCAGTTTGTCTGGCCCAATTGACAAACATCATTGTAGAAGATACGGCTGAGGAAGCTTGGTAGTACACTTTGCAAATCCGTCATGGCCGACCGGTGGAGTGGGATATCTGACAATGGAGAGACCTACTCAACTGTAACTGAAGTGAAGATCCTGCAGCGAATGCTTTCTTCTTGACGATATTGAACCTTTTCTGCGTGGTTCAAGATACGTTACGTACACTTGCGAATGGTAGGTGTTGAGCTGCCGAAACATTGCAGAACAGCCAGTCCTGGAACCCTGCCGGTTTCGGATCGTGATGTCTAATGACGACAGACTGAGAAAAGGGATGGAAGTGGTGtacaaagaaaagaacctTGAAGTCGTCGTGGCATTCGACTCACAACCCCCCAAATACTGGTCTGTTGCTTGAATCAAATGGGCAAAACACGGGAGATCACCATCCGTTGCCGCTGACATAGGTTGATCATGGCAGCCAGCAACCTAAGGGCCATCCAAGTGAGGCATTCAAACACCCCAAGAGTCAATGGTCATCGTCCACCATCCAGGGGGAGGCTCGCTGTCTCCGTACTGTCAAGCCATGCCTACCTGAATtgaatgggaggaggaaCGTTGCAGCTACCAACCCAGGAGAAGAACCAATGAAGAATCGATGGGGTCTCCGAATAGGGGGCTCGTTGGTGCAAGTCCTTTCTGACAAACGCCACTGCCGGTAGAACCGATTATGTGATACAGGGCTGCGAGGCTTCTTTGCATCGTGGCTATGACAGCTATGGCTGTGAATGCACTGACCTCAAGAACATGTCGGTATATTGTTACAGCGATAGCTATCTTGCACTTGTTGACGAAGTAGGACCATATTGCTGCTAAATTCACCGTGCTGTGATGCTATTTGGCCGAACCGGAGTAACTCATGATGCTTCTAGCTCCGGACAACGGCATCTTTTCCGTGATGGTACTCGAAGTCATGACTCTCATTCAGGGACAGCGAGCTACAGGTCATTTCACCgcaatttttttttgaaGCGGTGATCCAAGCATGTAGTTCTTTCCAAATCATTGTTAGCAGCGGGCACGGCTTGACGATGACTTCATATGCCTGATCTTAGACTCCGTCATTGGGCCATACTTAGTACGGGCGCTGAGACTGGAGCAACTCTGCAGTCTACTGCGAGCGAATTGGACACCAAAACCTTGGAAGATATCCCCGTGGGGACCTGGACGGTTGTTGTCTTCCTGCCTCTCGTTCTGATGGAGATGCCATTTCTGTAGATGGCGCCTTGCTCGACTCTACTTGAAGCAGCGCCAACTCCCGCCAACACGATCCACAAATGCTGCGTCTACTAAGTGCTATCCAATGGAATTGATGGCTAGCAAATCCGACTATCGTCAATGGTTACTGTCAACGCCACGGAGGCGACGTGCTCGTACAGCCCCGGACGACAGGCTTGAGCTAAACGCCACGACATCGACCTGACAACCAATATATGCCATCAGAGGCTGAGGCCTTCACAATTGCCATGAGCTTTCAGTCTGCGAGAATCGGCagtggtggtgttgaagtcAGTGGTCTCCAAACATCACGGCTCCTTTGTAGCTAAGCTCGGTTTGGGGTGCCATCATACCGTTTCGTGGTTTCCGAGGGCGTGATAGTCGGTCCTTTCAGCTCGGGGCATGTGCGGCCGACACCGTTTGTGATATCACAATGCTTCAGTTTCATCACAGAGTAATATAATATCTTCAAGATGAGTTTTCTTCAACTATAAATGAAAGTCGGTTCCCGGCATCAAATGAATGGACCACAACACTCACAACAGTCAATGACATCTTTGCATTAGACACATTCAACTTACAAAGACTTAAAGGCTTCTCATCTACCTCCATCTACACTTACATCTacaaccgcaaccacaacctTCAACATGCTCTTCCACTCCGCTCTCGTGGCCTTCGCCTTCAGCGCTGTCGTTAACGCTATTCCCCAGGCATATCCCAACAAGTGCGGCGATCAAGTCTGCCCTGCAGATAAAGCGAAATGCTGTGAAGTCATTGTCAACGGAGTCGCTGAAATCGGATGCTTCGCCAAATGCCCACCCGTCCAAAAAGTCCAACGACGACAGGCATACCCAAACAAATGCGGCGACCAAGTCTGCCCTGCCGACAAAGCCAAGTGCTGCGaagtcatcgtcaacggAGTAGCCGAGCTCGGATGCTTCGCTAAATGCCCACCCGTACAAAAGACACTCAAGGCCAGGCAGACATACCCCAACAAGTGCGGTGACCAGGTCTGCCCAGCAGACAAGTCCAAGTGCTGCGAGGTCATCGTCAACGGCGTCGCTGAACTCGGCTGCTTCGCGCAAtgcccaccaccacagcccaAAGCCCAGCAACTCCAGCGCCGCGAACAGCCATATCCTAACAAGTGCGGCGATACCATTTGCCCCAGTGACAAGCCTCTCTGCTGCGAGGTCTACTACAACGGCAACCTTGCGTTGGGATGCTTCGCCGGCAAGACTTGCCCTCCTGTTGGATTTCCTACCACCACTGCTGCTGTTCAACCTGCGACtactgctgttgctgctcgcGCCGTGCCTACTTTTGGTCCCAAGTGTGGCGATTCTTTCTTCTGCAAGCCTGGCCAGGTCTGCTGCCCTAATGCTCTGTATCACTGCGCTGATCCCGACAAGGTTAGCCAGCAGTGCCCTCAGTAGATGGTATAAGAGCGGCGGGACACCTTTGAACTTTTATTTTGCAATGGagttttggagtttggtTCTGTTTACATGAGAAAGTGGTGTGAAGGGTTTTTGAACTGCGATTTCTTTTGTTGACTGGCGTTTAGAGGCTAGACTTGGAAGCATATAGAGAGGGCTGTGGATTATAGATTAGACTTTCACGACAACCCTCAAGAGTATGGCTGCATTATAGAACATTTCCTTTCAATAAAATGGGTTACAGAATATCTTTGCCGATGTCCCTTGTAAAAAATGCCTTTAGGTTGTCGAAATGTTCTGGCGAGAAACTCTCTATTTAGCTACATTGTGAGATCTTGTGAACACAGCTTTTAAAGAGCAAAGAACTCGACACTTCTtattccatcaccatcaaccctATTTCGAATACCACACCACTGTGACACAACAGGTACGATCGGATGGTGGAGCGGAGGCGGAGCGGAGATCAACTCATGGCTTGGCGGGGCCGCCGCTAAATGACGTTTTAAATTGGATCAAATCGATCTGTCAAATCCCAACCTCAATGTTTCACTCATTCACATGCCGTCGCGTCTCTTTATTCTCTCGACCAATTTCATCAcccagtctcatcaccactcCCTCTCCTCTCTCACCAGTACACCTTCAccatcaagcagccaaaaaATCCAGCTCTATCATGACAACCGCAGCAGTATTCGGTTCCACCGGCGCCGTAGGATCCCAGATCCTGGCCACGTTGCTCGCCGCAGACACCTTCTCATCCGTCAAGACCATTTCAAGACGCATCCCCAGCGCACAGTCCCCGAAGCTCCAAGCCCTCGAAGAGGCAGACACCTCAAAATGGGGCGGGATGATTGCCTCCCTGGCACCCAAGCCAGCCGTCGTGTTCAACGCCGTTGGCACCACGCGAGCCACAGCAGGTGGAATCCAGAACCAATGGAAGATTGACCATGACTTGTGCATCAAGaacgccaaggcagcaaaggAGGCGGGTGTCAAGACATACGTATTCATCTCAAGTGCCGGGACGAGGGGCTTTTTGTCTGGCTACGTGCCGTACTCGAAGATGAAGGTTGGCGTGGAGGATGCcatcaaggagcttgacTTTGAGCACGCAATCATCCTTAGACCGGGGATGATTATTGGAAGAGAAAAGTCCAAGGCCCCGGTGTTTGAGAGCATCGTTGGTAACTTGAATAAGCTGGGACAGTGGGCGCAGGACTGGATTGGTATGTTGTCGTCACTGTGGTTGGGGGGATATGGAAATGAAGCTAACACACCTCTAGGTCAGGATCAAACCATCATTGGGAGAGCAGCGGTATCGGCGGCTACTGCTGCTGGGGAGGGAAAAGCGCCGTCAAAGTTTTGGGTTGTTGAACAGGCTGACATTGTTAGGCTTGGAAGGGAGGAATGGAAGCAGTAGAGTGCTTTGTTGGCAAGTTGAATGAGCTGCGCGTCTGTTGACGTGTGTTTAATACTAATACCATGTGTTTTTGCCGTGTTTTCGTTATCTATGTAACGTTTGTCGTTTCAGGGATTGGCTGTTGCTTTACGAACGGTTTGTCGATATGAAACCGGGACTTCAAAGCGTTTTCGTTAACTGAAGGGCCTGGTAGTACAAGCACTCAAACCGAGCTACAATGAAGATACCCATAGTGCCGTTGGGAATCGAACCTAAGCTCCATTATAACCTAGAATGCCGCTCGATTCACACTGTCTTGCGCTGGCAGCTGGGATGTCGGCTTTCACTCATCCAAAGGAAAGCAGAGTATCAATCATGTTTCATACTGCCAAAGGATACCACTACTCTGTCATTAAAGGATACGATAGTTGAGGAGAGTTCAGATGGTCATCCTTAACTCATTCACAGATCCCAAGTTCTACCATATAAACCCAGGACCGTTCCTCTGCAGCGGCGGCGAGCTCTACTCTTAGATATGATACAGAATATCGTTCTTCAGTTTTCCCTCTGCATCTTTTCCTAAAAACTTGCACTAAATCCTAGAAACTCACATCATTATCGGCTATACACGTGCCTAAATCAGCCAAACACCACAGATTTTTCTTGGCATATCCTATTGACTGGCTCAGGTCAGATTTCAAAAATTATTTAACAATCATCTGCATTAACTAATTGGACACAGTAGCTCACGTTGAGTCGATATGGATGCCCGAGGGGAGCTGGAATGTCCTAAGGAGCTTGCTTCGTCCCTGAAAGGGTATTGGCCGTCCAAAATCAACTTATATTATGCAAGAGTGTCTAACATAATGTACAGGTACTTCAACACAGACGCATTCTCCGACGTCATCATATTGTGCG
It encodes the following:
- a CDS encoding NADH(P)-binding domain-containing protein yields the protein MTTAAVFGSTGAVGSQILATLLAADTFSSVKTISRRIPSAQSPKLQALEEADTSKWGGMIASLAPKPAVVFNAVGTTRATAGGIQNQWKIDHDLCIKNAKAAKEAGVKTYVFISSAGTRGFLSGYVPYSKMKVGVEDAIKELDFEHAIILRPGMIIGREKSKAPVFESIVGNLNKLGQWAQDWIGQDQTIIGRAAVSAATAAGEGKAPSKFWVVEQADIVRLGREEWKQ